In the Nerophis ophidion isolate RoL-2023_Sa linkage group LG19, RoL_Noph_v1.0, whole genome shotgun sequence genome, tacccgcactcttttactacaaaactacgctgttgtaacacgtggcttggcattgtcttgctgaaataagcagagcgtccatgataacgttgcttggatgacaacatatgttgctccaaaacctgtatggaccattcagcattaatggtgccttcacatatgtgtaagttacccatgccttgggcactaataaacccccataccatcacagatgctggcttttgaactttgcgcatacaacaatccggatggttagtttcctctttgttccggaggacaccacttccacagtttccaaatataatttgaaatgtggactcgtcagaccacagaacactattccactttgcatcagtccatcttagatgagctcgggcacagcaaagccagcggcgttccttggtgttgttgataagtgagTTTTGCTTTGAagagcagagttttaacttgcacttacagatgtagcaaccaactgtagttactgacagtggttttaaaaaatgtttctgagcccacgtggtgatatcctttacacactgatgtcggtttttgatccagtaccgcctgagggatcaaaggtctgtaatatcatcgcttacgtgcagtgatttctccagattctctgaaccttttgattttacagaccgtagatggtaaaatccctaaattccttgcaatagctcgttgagaaatgttggtctaaaactgttcgacaatttgcttacaaagtggtgaccctcgccccatccttgtttgtgaattacttagcatttcatggaagctgcttttatacccaatcatggcacccacctgttcccaattagcctgcacacctgtgggatgttccaattaagtgtttgatgagcattcctcaactttatcagtatttattgccacctttccgaacttctttgtcacgtgttgctggcatcaaattctaaagttaatgattatttgcaacaaaaaaaatgtttatcagttagaatatcaaatatgttgtctttgtagcatattcaacggaatatgggttgaatatgatttgcaaatcattgtattccgtttgtatttacatctaacacaatttcccaaaccatatggaaacggggtttgtatatagatCTATATGTATACGTTTataaagacatacatacataatttatatacatatatatacagtatatataaatgtctATATATGGATCTagatatatctatccatctagatagatagatagatagatagatagataattagatagatggatagatggatagataaatagatataaACGTATATGAGTTAGAAAGGGGTAGGAATAAATTAGGTTTAAGGGGTAGGAATAAATTAGCTTTTCTTCTTCCTGCTCCATTTCGGACAATATACCAACACTCGGTAAAGTTATTCAATGTGTTCTTTCATTTTAATGactaaatataaagttagtaaacatgtgagagtaagaagtaaacaaacctgttttgTGTAACACAGCTTGAGgcttcttgaaaacagcgtccagtagttgacgttgtcgctccttctcctcttttgttcgaGAAAGTTCCTCCTTGTACCCTGCTAcccttctttcgcacattttcacccAATCACATGAAATGCACTCATATTCGATCTCTGCTGAGCAATGTATTGATACATCCGCGTCTCTTTAATAGCAGCgagcaagctaagctaactagcgagctaaacTAAGCTAGCCTGACAAGTTTCAAAGTTCACTGAGACGAGTCGAGTCTATTTTGacaccaataatgaataaagtgcAGTTTTTAACACAATAAACGACTCAACACACCTGTAAAAATGAGAGATTATCCACACTGTTACGTCCGCGGTAGTGTCCAAACATAaggtctgcttcttcttcttcttcttcttctcacgTGGAAGCAGGAagcctttcttcttcttcttttactaTAGCGCCTATTACTGCACCGGAGTATGCAACATGTACATTATATCTAATCTCTCCTGGTGGCGTAACTGTAAACAGCAGTCCAGTGACTTCCAATGTCATCAAATACATATTAGAGTTGTAGAAAATAGAATAAgataatattaacaaaaaattTAGCGCGGTCTCTGTTAAATTTATAAAACATTTGTTGTTTTAAATTCTATTCGCACTTTATtgagacacacacatataaaaggacattgttgacaaaaaaaagtaatttagcGCAATGAACCAcagcaacctaagcagagaagccaagacttccctctccccagccacttcgtccagctcctcctgtgggatcccaaggcgttcccaggccagctgggagacatagtcttcccaacgtacttaggctgctgcccccgcgacccggcctcggatacgcagaagaaaatggatggatggaaccacaGCACAAAAAGTTATTACTTACGACTAGTATCACTCAATAGCTTTGGggataaaaaaaagaagaggTGGGCTAATTTATTTTTGGATTAATATTAAAGACCTCTATACAAAATATGCAAATCACTTGTATCGTAAAAAGTTGTTGCCATAAAccgaaaagttggtcaactttggcattCAACTCAGACCCAGAGATGGCGAGGCAGACACAAAAAGTCAGACATTTGCtcccgcatttttttttttggtaacctGTGCAaggaataaaacacatttttcatccaaacaGGAAAATATAAACAACACATCAGTCAAAATCGTAGAGGGAGCAGACAGTGTACAGTAAGTGATCACTTTATTATGCacgtattttgtatttctatataaAACTTGTAACTCATCGTCCGTATGCCCACGCGCAGGAATACAAAGGTCTGGAACATATTTTTCCCCAAATAAGTCATTGTTGactttcatgaagtctgccatgattagtgatacgtattgttgaaggaaatagcgaacATTGTAATGTGAAATTAATGCACCACCAAAATGTtccttccatttttttttttccatccattttctaccgcttattccctttcggggttgcggggggcgctggcgcctatctcagctacaatcgggcggaaggcggggtacaccctggacaagtcgccagctcatcgcagggccaacacagatagacagacaacattcacactcacatttacacactagggccaatttagtgttgccaatcaacctatccccaggtgcatgtctttggaagtgggaggaagccggagtacccggagggaacccacgcattcacggggagaacatgcaaactccacacagaaagatcccgagcctggatttgaacccaggactgcaggaccttcgtattgtgaggcagacgcactaacccctctgccaccgtgaagcccaaaatgttcctaaaataattaaaatgacaaaaatacacaaatattacttttttaaagaaagtgcatgttactacattacatatatacttacagtgtgtatatagaaCGTTGGGCGCCTTGAGAGGCAACCCATTAGCGTTCCTGTTCTCTTATCATGTACAATGTATGTCTGCTGCCGAACAAGTTTGTGATCAGAATGAAATGTTGTTGTTctcgtgcaatgacaataaagatcctgCTTtccttgatggaggtttttggatctTTTTAGGAACACCTTATGGGCAGTATGGAGCGAATCAATTTCCctctattgttagctgactcttggtagcctttatttatgagttagacaGCATAACAAAAGGAAAACATGTGCTAGTCTCgcaaaatgattgtgaatgataggcaaaattccccccaaagaGTGTAGTTGCACTTGAAAGGATCTTGGGAATCATAATTTAAAACAAAGTTTTTAACATTACAAACatttaatgacatcttttaaccAGTGCctaaaataaatatgataatgTTTTGTAATTCATAGCATTATGTGGGGTGGCTGGTTGCCCACTGGATCCAGGCTATCTCATGGTCTGAATCTGGAACACAGTCCAGACTTTTGAGAAGCCCTGCAGTAGACCATGAGTGACTGCCAGAGTCTATTGAAAGAGGACTTTCAAAAAGGAAAAGTTATTCTCCtacgtgtgttctcatgtgtctaaAAATATAACGTTTTTCAGTGTATCTTTTCCCacacactgaacaactaaaaAGGTTTTTCTCTGGTGTGAGTTCGCATGTGGCAAGACAAGTCAGACTTTGTAACAAAGCCTGTTGCACAAAccgaaaaaatgcatttttttctcctGTATGTGTTCTAATGTGTCTTTGCATATGACGTTTTTCGGAGTAAATTTTACCGCAAACTGAACAACtcaaaggtttttctcctgtgtgcgtttTCATGTGTCTTTGCAATTGATGTTTGTGAGATAATCTTTTACTGCAAActgaacaactgaaatgtttttctcctgtgtgtgttttcatgtgtctttGCAAATGATGTTTGTGAGATAATCTTTTACTGCAAActgaacaactgaaatgtttttctcctgtgtgtgttctcatatgtgaCAGCATAATTCCTCTTTGTAAAGACATTTTGCCACAGTTTGAGCaaatgaaaggtttttctccggtgtgtgacAGCATGTGTCGAGTCAAATCAGAGTTTGAAACAAAGCCTTTTGCACAAACTGGACAAATAAAAAGTTTTTTCCCTGTAtttgttctcatgtgtatttgaATATTACCTTTTCGGGAGAATATgtggccacaaactgaacaactgaaaggtatttttcttgtgtgtgttttcatgtgtgattCAATTATGACATTAACGTGTGACGTTGAGTCGTCACTATCTGACAGTGGAGCTAAGAGAATGTCAGCTTGTGagcctccacagtggtctccatcagcttctgttgtcatgtgttgtggtgagctgctgcttggaggctccacctctctcttctcctcacttggactgtgatgaagctgtgaggactcaggtggtttgtcttcatggtcttcagactcctcttcctctttaatgtgggggggctgttgATCCTCCTGCTTCAAAGGGAAGTGAACCTCCAGCAACTTAGAGAGAGGTTCTTCTCGGTGACcaatcagctgctggacgtctgcaggaaAAATGAAAATATTGTGAAATACTTTGCTAGTTTGGCACATTTTATTAACAAAGTGATGTTTCAAAAGCAATGCGTTGCTTTGATTTGAATGATGTCACGTTCGGCTCACTAAATACGCGTGGTGGTCAATCAGTGTCTATTCTCAGGTACCAGGcgcttttcatatatatatatatatatatatatatatatatatatatatacacacacacacacacacacacatatatatatatacatatatatatatatatatgtatatatatacacacacatatatatatatatatatatatatatacacacacatatatatatacacatatatatatatacacatatatatatatatacacacacatacatatatacacatatatatatacacatatatatatatatacacacacacacacatatatatatatatatatacacatatatatatatatatatacacatatatatacacacacacacacacacacatatatatatatatatatatatatatatatatatatatttattaaggctGTCAAATATAACATGATAACCTGGTAACTATAAGCTCCTTTAACGGCACACAAGCGGGAAACAAGTGAGCAGAAATGGCCAAAGAAAAGAGTATAATATGGAAATATCAGGTCCACAGCTATGGCAGGTTGTTCTCCTGACAAGACAACACTTTTCACTGGAACAAATGCCTGCTGTGTACGTTGTTCAGACATGTGGGTGCATCTTCACTTCCGTGTTTGGATTAGACATTCATAGcattacattttaaatgtttttactgtGAAAGATTAAATAAGATAGCATAAAAGCTCAACGGAAATGAAAGACGGTAAGCAGGAAGTCGACAGGGTACTTTTTTAAAATTGCTAACTGTCAGGTCCATCATCAAAACGTGTCATGACACCTTCTCCAACCAAACAAACATTTTCATCTCAAAAATAAAA is a window encoding:
- the LOC133538153 gene encoding gastrula zinc finger protein XlCGF57.1-like, whose amino-acid sequence is MSERRLAEYKEELCRTQEEKERQRHLLDAVFKKPQVELHGTDVQQLIGHREEPLSKLLEVHFPLKQEDQQPPHIKEEEESEDHEDKPPESSQLHHSPSEEKREVEPPSSSSPQHMTTEADGDHCGGSQADILLAPLSDSDDSTSHVNVIIESHMKTHTRKIPFSCSVCGHIFSRKGNIQIHMRTNTGKKLFICPVCAKGFVSNSDLTRHMLSHTGEKPFICSNCGKMSLQRGIMLSHMRTHTGEKHFSCSVCSKRLSHKHHLQRHMKTHTGEKHFSCSVCSKRLSHKHQLQRHMKTHTGEKPLSCSVCGKIYSEKRHMQRHIRTHTGEKNAFFRFVQQALLQSLTCLATCELTPEKNLFSCSVCGKRYTEKRYIFRHMRTHVGE